From the Teredinibacter turnerae T7901 genome, one window contains:
- a CDS encoding RimK family protein, with protein MITSLFVVEDTASLALVPENAVTFDTYLKDYPKLNEPRLRVINLCDTSRYLSQGYYCSLLAEARQHDVLPSVKVINNLRASGVGGLWFNDKVLGKDVSADEITGAHLVCMGEVADVRLKKLAQRAFEEFSAPLLRMVLSREASGLKAHVTRVSLASLSEAEQRFAQDVLASYARQSWRKRGASKKYRWEMAMLVDENEAVPPSDKGALSRFISAGKKLGIRIQQVTAADIGSLNQYDGLFIRETTAIDHHTYRLAREAEESGLVVMDDPESILRCCNKVYLHDAFNYKKVPSLRTEFVSDANRETLEGLQARFGFPLVLKMPEGSFSRGVFKVSSPEELEQVCRKLLAESALVLAQEFLFTEFDWRIGVLNGRALYACRYYMARNHWQIYNHGNKRHFSGGFDALATFEVPRKVLTAALKAAAVVGQGLYGIDIKEVDGKAYVLEVNDNPSLDHGVEDKYLGDELYMQIMSEFSRRLELRGR; from the coding sequence ATGATCACATCACTTTTTGTTGTTGAAGATACCGCATCGCTCGCCCTGGTGCCCGAAAATGCCGTGACCTTCGACACCTACTTAAAAGACTATCCCAAGCTCAACGAACCTCGCCTGCGGGTCATTAACCTGTGTGATACCAGTCGTTACCTGAGCCAGGGCTACTATTGCTCGCTGCTGGCGGAAGCGCGTCAGCACGATGTGTTGCCAAGCGTAAAAGTGATCAATAATTTACGCGCCAGCGGCGTTGGCGGCCTGTGGTTTAACGACAAGGTGCTGGGCAAAGATGTGTCTGCGGATGAAATTACCGGCGCACATCTTGTGTGTATGGGTGAAGTGGCCGATGTCCGCTTAAAAAAACTGGCACAGCGCGCATTCGAAGAGTTTTCAGCGCCGTTGCTGCGCATGGTTCTTAGCCGCGAAGCGTCTGGGCTTAAAGCGCACGTCACCCGGGTGAGCCTCGCCAGTTTAAGCGAAGCCGAGCAACGCTTCGCGCAGGATGTACTTGCCAGCTACGCGCGCCAGAGCTGGCGCAAGCGCGGCGCCAGTAAAAAGTATCGCTGGGAAATGGCCATGCTGGTCGACGAAAACGAAGCCGTACCCCCTAGCGATAAAGGTGCGCTAAGCCGATTTATCAGCGCCGGTAAAAAACTGGGCATTCGCATTCAGCAGGTCACCGCCGCCGACATTGGCAGCTTGAACCAGTACGACGGCTTGTTTATTCGCGAAACCACCGCGATAGACCACCACACGTACCGGCTCGCGCGCGAAGCCGAAGAGTCTGGTCTGGTGGTGATGGACGACCCGGAATCCATTTTGCGCTGCTGTAACAAGGTGTACCTGCACGACGCGTTCAATTACAAAAAAGTGCCCAGCCTGCGCACCGAGTTTGTCAGCGATGCAAACCGCGAAACCCTGGAAGGCCTGCAGGCGCGCTTTGGTTTTCCGCTGGTGTTAAAAATGCCGGAAGGCTCGTTTTCGCGCGGTGTATTTAAAGTGAGTTCGCCGGAAGAACTGGAGCAGGTCTGCCGCAAATTGTTAGCCGAATCGGCACTGGTGTTGGCTCAGGAATTTTTGTTTACCGAATTCGACTGGCGTATCGGCGTGCTCAATGGCCGCGCACTCTATGCGTGTCGCTACTATATGGCGCGCAACCACTGGCAGATCTACAACCACGGCAACAAGCGGCATTTCAGTGGCGGCTTTGATGCGCTCGCCACGTTTGAAGTGCCGCGCAAAGTACTCACTGCTGCGCTTAAAGCTGCCGCGGTGGTTGGCCAGGGCCTCTACGGTATCGACATAAAAGAAGTGGACGGCAAAGCCTACGTGTTGGAAGTGAACGACAACCCCAGCTTGGACCATGGCGTTGAAGATAAATATCTGGGCGATGAGCTTTACATGCAGATTATGTCCGAGTTTTCCCGTCGCCTAGAACTGCGAGGTCGCTAA
- a CDS encoding WD40/YVTN/BNR-like repeat-containing protein, producing MSNLLILGTRKGTVIIDRQAQGWVVRPIEHAGIPICYAARDPRDGTLWASQDNGHWGAKLSRSKDNGASWEDLSSLKYPEGARHITQRPPLPDDSETDSQVELAYQGASVYKIWNITFGTAEQPNRIYAGTIPGGLFVSDDGGDTWALNRPLWNHESRGGDLFAGDATSQNHWMGTPASMDYGIFEPGIHSIVADPSDSAHLYVAVSTAGVLESRDGGQTWQGRNKGMVMDYLPDGEADWGHDPHFVTACKGAPQYLWQQNHCGVFFSDDGAASWRKVSDTDSGVHFGFPVAVDDTDGRTAWVVPARADSHRMAIDGGIYVARTTDGGETWQSLRTGLPQQHAHDIVLRHALDVSGDMLCFGSTTGNVYLSENRGDSWECLGHNFPPVYSVRFG from the coding sequence ATGTCGAACCTACTTATATTAGGCACCCGCAAGGGCACGGTTATTATCGATCGGCAAGCGCAAGGCTGGGTAGTGCGGCCGATTGAGCATGCGGGTATTCCAATTTGTTACGCTGCCCGCGACCCGCGTGACGGCACACTTTGGGCATCGCAGGATAACGGTCATTGGGGCGCAAAGCTTTCGCGCTCCAAAGACAATGGGGCCAGTTGGGAAGATCTTTCCTCCTTAAAATACCCGGAGGGAGCGCGCCACATTACACAACGGCCACCGCTGCCAGACGACAGCGAAACCGATTCGCAAGTAGAACTGGCTTATCAAGGCGCCAGCGTCTACAAAATCTGGAACATCACCTTTGGCACCGCCGAGCAGCCGAACCGTATTTATGCGGGCACTATTCCCGGCGGTCTGTTTGTGAGCGACGACGGGGGTGACACCTGGGCGCTGAATCGTCCCTTGTGGAATCACGAGAGCCGCGGCGGTGATTTATTTGCTGGCGATGCCACCAGTCAGAACCACTGGATGGGAACGCCCGCCAGTATGGATTACGGTATTTTTGAACCGGGCATCCATTCTATTGTGGCCGACCCGAGCGACAGTGCACATCTATACGTCGCCGTTTCGACGGCGGGGGTGCTGGAATCGCGCGACGGTGGTCAAACCTGGCAGGGGCGCAACAAAGGTATGGTGATGGATTATTTGCCCGATGGCGAAGCTGACTGGGGGCACGACCCCCATTTCGTGACAGCGTGTAAAGGCGCACCACAATATTTGTGGCAACAAAATCATTGCGGCGTGTTTTTCAGTGACGATGGCGCAGCCAGCTGGCGAAAAGTGAGTGATACCGACAGTGGTGTCCACTTCGGGTTTCCCGTTGCAGTGGATGATACCGATGGTCGTACCGCCTGGGTGGTGCCCGCGCGCGCCGACTCTCATCGTATGGCTATCGACGGTGGCATCTATGTTGCGCGTACCACCGACGGCGGTGAAACCTGGCAAAGCCTGCGCACCGGGCTTCCACAGCAACATGCGCACGATATAGTGTTGCGACATGCGCTGGATGTGTCTGGCGATATGCTGTGTTTTGGCAGTACTACCGGCAACGTATATTTATCGGAAAATCGGGGGGATAGCTGGGAGTGCCTTGGTCACAATTTTCCGCCGGTTTACTCCGTGCGTTTTGGGTAA
- a CDS encoding MoaD/ThiS family protein: MPKVTMTSHLYRFFPALEGLEIRVSAGSVADALAELNQLAPNFSDYILDDTGALRRHVNLCINNELIVDRKKLSDQLGDEDTLYIFQALTGG, from the coding sequence GTGCCCAAGGTAACCATGACCAGCCATTTGTATCGCTTTTTCCCTGCGTTGGAAGGGCTGGAGATTAGGGTGAGCGCAGGCTCCGTGGCTGATGCTTTAGCAGAGTTGAATCAGCTAGCGCCGAATTTCAGTGATTATATCCTCGACGACACCGGTGCCTTGCGCCGGCATGTTAATCTTTGTATCAACAACGAGCTTATTGTCGACCGCAAAAAATTGAGCGATCAGCTTGGCGACGAGGACACACTCTATATTTTTCAGGCGCTGACCGGTGGATAA